A window from Bosea sp. ANAM02 encodes these proteins:
- a CDS encoding ABC transporter substrate-binding protein, producing the protein MPAPLWLSRLSSAVLIGASVLFAGAAVAETIEVTDLAGRVVNVTRDPQKIVLSEGRQLYTLAMLDREDPFKRVVGWGNDLIQNDPGAWQKYLAKFPKAKDVADMGNPYAADVSMEKIASLGTEVYILDLSNYFKAQETGLLGKLEKAGITTVFVDFRQDPTQNVLPSVQLLGRILGREKEANAFADYYMRQTRSIYARVGAIPDKQKPLVFVERAAGLLPCCATFGPFNFGRFIEEAGGRNWGSQFFSAFQAQAAQEKVLADNPDVYFLTGANWYGSNPGSSAVSLGYDATPEKVQRELAALMNRPGFQQLKAVQARKVMAFYHQFYDAPYYFIAELAMAKEFYPDRFKDVDPEAVFREFHEKFLPIPYSGVFWAKLQ; encoded by the coding sequence ATGCCCGCTCCCCTCTGGCTTTCCCGTCTTTCTTCCGCCGTCCTGATCGGCGCATCCGTATTGTTTGCCGGTGCTGCCGTTGCCGAAACGATCGAGGTCACCGATCTCGCCGGACGCGTCGTCAATGTCACGCGCGACCCCCAGAAGATCGTGCTCAGCGAAGGCCGCCAGCTCTATACGCTGGCCATGCTCGACCGCGAGGACCCGTTCAAGCGCGTCGTCGGCTGGGGCAACGACCTGATCCAGAACGATCCGGGCGCCTGGCAGAAATACCTGGCCAAGTTCCCGAAGGCGAAGGACGTCGCGGACATGGGCAATCCCTATGCGGCCGATGTCAGCATGGAGAAGATCGCCTCGCTCGGCACCGAGGTCTACATCCTCGACCTCTCAAACTACTTCAAGGCGCAGGAGACGGGCCTGCTCGGCAAGCTCGAGAAGGCCGGCATCACCACCGTCTTCGTCGATTTCCGCCAGGACCCGACCCAGAACGTGCTGCCGAGCGTGCAGTTGCTCGGCCGCATCCTCGGCCGCGAGAAGGAGGCGAACGCTTTCGCCGACTACTACATGCGCCAGACCCGCAGCATCTATGCCCGCGTCGGCGCGATTCCCGACAAGCAGAAGCCGCTGGTCTTCGTCGAGCGCGCCGCCGGCCTGCTGCCCTGCTGCGCCACCTTCGGCCCGTTCAATTTCGGCCGCTTCATCGAGGAAGCCGGCGGGCGCAACTGGGGCAGCCAGTTCTTCTCCGCCTTCCAGGCGCAGGCCGCGCAGGAGAAGGTGCTCGCCGACAATCCGGACGTCTATTTCCTCACGGGCGCCAATTGGTACGGCAGCAATCCCGGCAGCAGCGCCGTCAGCCTCGGCTATGACGCGACGCCCGAGAAGGTGCAGAGGGAGCTGGCGGCGCTGATGAACCGTCCGGGCTTCCAGCAGCTCAAGGCGGTGCAGGCCAGGAAGGTGATGGCCTTCTACCACCAGTTCTACGACGCGCCCTATTACTTCATCGCCGAGCTCGCCATGGCGAAGGAGTTCTATCCGGACCGCTTCAAGGACGTCGACCCGGAGGCGGTCTTCAGGGAATTCCACGAGAAGTTCCTGCCGATCCCCTATTCCGGCGTGTTCTGGGCCAAGCTCCAGTAA
- the lepA gene encoding translation elongation factor 4, protein MSARTIDNIRNFSIVAHIDHGKSTLADRLIQQTGTVAARDMSDQILDSMDIEKERGITIKAQTVRLDYQAKDGKTYILNLMDTPGHVDFAYEVSRSLAACEGSLLVVDASQGVEAQTLANVYQALDANHEIVTVLNKVDLPAADPDRIKQQIEDVIGLDASEAVPISAKTGLNIEGVLEAIVEKLPAPKGDPDAPLKAMLVDSWYDAYLGVVVLVRIIDGVLKKGMTIRMMRANASYGVDRVGVFKPKMAEVKQLGPGEVGFFTASIKEVADTAVGDTITDEKKPIAEPLPGFKPVQPVVFCGIFPVDAADFELLRGAMAKLRLNDASFSYEMETSAALGFGFRCGFLGLLHLEIIQERLEREFNLNLISTAPSVVYHLRLRDGSTLELHNPADMPDVMKIEAIDEPWIRATIFTPDEYLGSVLKLCQDRRGLQIDLGYVGSRAKVVYDLPLNEVVFDFYDRLKSISKGYASFDYQITDYREGDLVRMSVLVNAEPVDALSMLVHRTRAESRGRAMCEKLKDLIPPHMFQIPVQAAIGGKIIARETIRALRKDVTAKCYGGDATRKRKLLEKQKEGKKKMRQFGKVEIPQEAFIAALKMDD, encoded by the coding sequence ATGAGCGCCCGCACCATCGACAATATCCGCAACTTCTCGATCGTTGCCCATATCGACCACGGCAAGTCGACGCTGGCCGACCGTCTGATCCAGCAGACCGGCACCGTCGCCGCCCGCGACATGAGCGACCAGATCCTCGACTCGATGGATATCGAGAAGGAGCGCGGCATCACCATCAAGGCGCAGACGGTGCGGCTGGATTACCAGGCGAAGGATGGCAAGACCTACATCCTGAACCTGATGGACACCCCCGGCCATGTCGACTTCGCCTATGAGGTCTCGCGCTCGCTCGCGGCCTGCGAGGGCTCGCTCTTGGTGGTCGACGCCTCGCAGGGCGTCGAGGCGCAGACGCTCGCCAACGTCTACCAGGCGCTCGACGCCAACCACGAGATCGTCACCGTCCTCAACAAGGTCGACCTGCCGGCCGCCGATCCCGACCGGATCAAGCAGCAGATCGAGGACGTGATCGGCCTCGACGCCTCCGAAGCCGTGCCGATCTCGGCCAAGACCGGGCTCAACATCGAGGGCGTGCTCGAGGCCATCGTCGAGAAGCTCCCCGCCCCCAAGGGCGATCCGGACGCCCCGCTGAAGGCAATGCTGGTCGATAGCTGGTACGACGCCTATCTCGGCGTCGTCGTGCTCGTGCGCATCATCGACGGCGTGCTGAAGAAGGGCATGACCATCCGCATGATGCGCGCCAACGCCTCCTACGGCGTCGACCGCGTCGGCGTGTTCAAGCCCAAGATGGCCGAGGTCAAGCAGCTCGGCCCCGGCGAGGTCGGCTTCTTCACCGCCTCGATCAAGGAGGTCGCCGATACCGCCGTCGGCGACACCATCACCGACGAGAAGAAGCCGATCGCCGAGCCGCTGCCGGGCTTCAAGCCGGTGCAGCCGGTGGTGTTCTGCGGCATCTTCCCGGTCGATGCCGCCGATTTCGAATTGCTGCGCGGCGCCATGGCGAAGCTGCGCCTGAACGACGCCTCGTTCTCCTACGAGATGGAGACCTCGGCCGCGCTCGGCTTCGGCTTCCGCTGCGGCTTCCTCGGGCTGCTGCATCTGGAGATCATCCAGGAGCGGCTGGAGCGCGAGTTCAACCTCAACCTGATCTCGACGGCGCCTTCGGTCGTCTATCACCTGCGCCTGCGCGACGGCTCGACGCTGGAGTTGCACAACCCGGCCGACATGCCGGACGTGATGAAGATCGAGGCGATCGACGAGCCCTGGATCCGTGCCACGATCTTCACGCCGGACGAATATCTCGGCTCGGTGCTGAAGCTCTGCCAGGACCGGCGCGGCCTGCAGATCGATCTCGGCTATGTCGGCTCGCGCGCCAAGGTGGTCTACGACCTGCCGCTCAACGAAGTCGTCTTCGATTTCTACGATCGGCTGAAGTCGATCTCGAAGGGCTATGCCTCCTTCGACTACCAGATTACCGATTATCGCGAGGGCGACCTGGTGCGCATGTCGGTCCTGGTCAATGCCGAGCCGGTCGACGCGCTCTCGATGCTGGTCCACCGCACACGCGCCGAGTCGCGCGGCCGCGCCATGTGCGAGAAGCTCAAGGACCTGATCCCGCCGCACATGTTCCAGATTCCGGTCCAGGCCGCGATCGGCGGCAAGATCATCGCCCGCGAGACCATCCGCGCGCTGCGCAAGGACGTGACCGCCAAGTGCTATGGCGGTGACGCGACCCGCAAGCGCAAGCTTCTGGAGAAGCAGAAGGAAGGCAAGAAGAAGATGCGGCAGTTCGGCAAGGTCGAAATCCCGCAGGAAGCCTTCATCGCCGCCCTTAAGATGGACGATTGA
- a CDS encoding iron ABC transporter permease — MAATLPMTANATGDYRRRNARRLKLVLLGLVALAVALALDVSIGPGNLPLADVLSTLVDPRSATPRLSVIVWDLRLPIALMAMAVGAMLGLSGAGMQTILANPLADPFTLGVSAAATVGASVAIVFGWSVIPGAGPYIVTANAFIFALAASLVLFLMTKLRGVSAETMILVGIALLFTCNAITALLQYRSNEVQLTQIVFWTLGSLARASWEKVGVAALLIALALPFFLMRGWALTALRLGDERAESLGVRVDRLRLEILVATSLLAAVSVSFVGGIGFIGLVGPHIARLLVGEDQRFFLPTATIASAVLLSLASTVSKVITPGVIYPIGIITALIGVPFFISLVMSIRGRGV, encoded by the coding sequence ATGGCCGCGACCCTGCCCATGACGGCGAATGCCACCGGGGACTATCGCCGGCGCAATGCGCGCCGGCTGAAGCTCGTCCTGCTCGGCCTCGTCGCGCTCGCCGTCGCGCTGGCGCTCGATGTCTCGATCGGTCCCGGCAACCTCCCGCTCGCCGACGTCCTGAGCACGCTGGTCGATCCGCGATCGGCCACGCCGCGGCTCTCCGTCATCGTCTGGGACCTGCGCCTGCCGATCGCGCTGATGGCGATGGCCGTCGGCGCTATGCTGGGCCTGAGCGGGGCGGGCATGCAGACCATCCTCGCCAACCCGCTGGCCGATCCCTTCACGCTCGGCGTCTCCGCCGCCGCGACGGTCGGCGCCTCCGTGGCGATCGTCTTCGGTTGGAGCGTCATCCCCGGCGCCGGCCCCTATATCGTCACCGCCAATGCTTTTATCTTCGCGCTGGCCGCATCGCTCGTCCTGTTCCTCATGACCAAGCTGCGCGGCGTCAGCGCCGAGACGATGATCCTTGTCGGCATCGCCCTGCTCTTCACCTGCAACGCCATCACCGCGCTTCTGCAATACCGCTCGAACGAGGTGCAGCTCACCCAGATCGTGTTCTGGACGCTGGGCAGCCTCGCCCGCGCGAGCTGGGAGAAGGTCGGCGTCGCCGCGCTGCTGATCGCGCTGGCTTTGCCGTTCTTCCTGATGCGCGGCTGGGCGCTGACGGCGCTCCGCCTCGGCGACGAACGCGCCGAGAGTCTCGGCGTTCGCGTCGACCGCCTACGCCTGGAAATCCTCGTCGCGACCTCGCTGCTCGCCGCCGTCTCCGTCTCCTTTGTCGGCGGCATCGGCTTCATCGGCCTCGTCGGCCCGCATATTGCCCGGCTTCTGGTCGGCGAGGACCAGCGCTTCTTCCTGCCGACCGCGACGATCGCGAGCGCCGTGCTGCTCTCGCTCGCCTCTACCGTCTCGAAGGTGATCACGCCCGGCGTGATCTATCCGATCGGCATCATCACGGCGCTGATCGGCGTGCCCTTCTTCATCAGTTTGGTCATGTCGATCCGCGGGCGGGGAGTCTGA
- a CDS encoding acyl-CoA dehydrogenase family protein codes for MDFEISSRIEDYRARVAAFVEREVLPLEADRASYDAHGNIALPLLDRMRAKARAEGLWCLQLKPETGGAGLGKMGMAVCYEEMNRSIFGPAVFNSAAPDDGNMMVLEALGTPEQKERWLKPIVEGRLRSAFAMTEPHPGGGSDPSMILTKAERRGDKYIVSGRKWFITGAEEAKHFILVARTSDDSRNGLTAFLFHADQPGWRILRRIEIMGPEEHGGHCELEFNGLEIPAENVLAGEGRGMKVTQVRLGPARLTHCMRWLGLSKRCIEIAQAYAAERYGFGQRLADRESIQLKLGDLAMRIEIGRLLVMKAAWELDRGGFARKEVSMAKVQVANVLHDAADVAIQVNGARGYSRDTVLEWIYRYARQARLVDGADEVHKMVLNRFLTQEGRDFWHWPVTGQTQG; via the coding sequence ATGGATTTCGAGATTTCTTCCCGTATCGAGGATTACCGCGCGCGGGTCGCCGCCTTCGTCGAGCGCGAGGTCCTGCCGCTCGAAGCAGACCGGGCCTCCTACGACGCCCATGGCAATATCGCGCTGCCCTTGCTCGACAGGATGCGGGCCAAGGCCCGCGCCGAAGGGCTCTGGTGCCTGCAGCTCAAGCCGGAGACCGGCGGGGCAGGCCTCGGCAAGATGGGCATGGCGGTTTGCTATGAGGAGATGAACCGCTCGATCTTCGGCCCGGCCGTGTTCAATTCCGCCGCGCCCGACGACGGCAACATGATGGTGCTGGAAGCGCTCGGCACGCCCGAGCAGAAGGAGAGATGGCTGAAGCCGATCGTCGAGGGCAGGCTCCGCTCCGCCTTCGCCATGACCGAGCCGCATCCGGGCGGCGGCTCCGACCCTTCGATGATCCTGACGAAAGCCGAGCGGCGCGGCGACAAGTACATCGTCAGCGGCCGCAAATGGTTCATCACCGGCGCCGAGGAGGCCAAGCATTTCATCCTGGTCGCCCGCACCTCGGACGATTCCCGCAACGGCCTCACCGCCTTCCTCTTCCATGCCGACCAGCCGGGCTGGCGCATCCTGCGCCGCATCGAGATCATGGGCCCTGAAGAGCATGGCGGCCATTGCGAGCTTGAATTCAACGGGCTCGAAATCCCCGCCGAGAATGTGCTGGCCGGCGAGGGCAGGGGCATGAAGGTGACGCAGGTTCGCCTCGGCCCGGCCCGCCTGACCCATTGCATGCGCTGGCTCGGCCTGTCGAAGCGCTGCATCGAGATCGCGCAGGCCTATGCCGCCGAGCGTTACGGCTTCGGCCAGCGCCTCGCGGACCGCGAGAGCATCCAGCTCAAGCTCGGCGATCTCGCCATGCGCATCGAGATCGGCCGCCTGCTGGTGATGAAGGCGGCCTGGGAGCTCGACCGCGGCGGCTTCGCCCGCAAGGAGGTCTCGATGGCCAAGGTCCAGGTCGCCAACGTCCTGCACGACGCCGCCGATGTCGCGATCCAGGTCAACGGCGCGCGCGGCTACTCCAGGGACACCGTGCTCGAATGGATCTACCGCTACGCCCGTCAGGCCCGCCTGGTCGACGGCGCCGACGAGGTCCACAAGATGGTGCTGAACCGCTTCCTGACGCAGGAAGGCCGGGATTTCTGGCACTGGCCCGTCACCGGTCAGACGCAGGGCTGA
- a CDS encoding CsbD family protein yields the protein MDWNRVEGNWKQLKGKVKEQWGKLTDDDLDVIAGKRDQLEGKIQERYGLAKDKARSDVDAWYGRQTWQ from the coding sequence ATGGACTGGAACCGCGTCGAAGGAAACTGGAAGCAGCTCAAGGGCAAGGTGAAGGAGCAGTGGGGCAAGCTGACCGATGACGATCTCGACGTCATCGCGGGCAAGCGCGACCAGCTCGAAGGCAAGATCCAGGAGCGCTATGGCCTCGCCAAGGACAAGGCCCGCAGCGATGTCGATGCCTGGTACGGCCGCCAGACCTGGCAGTAA
- a CDS encoding phosphotransferase family protein: protein MAVPVPFAIDFDPAALADILRAQFGAGELALERIGGGQSNPTYFVDWGTRRLVLRKQPTGPILRGAHAIDREFRVLEALGPTNVPVPRAVLFHADPEPLGTPFYLMERLEGRVFHDAALPGLEPAERRGLYLGMAEALAKLHAVTPDAVGLGDFGRPGNYFERQIARWTKQLRESSGEPIPELEAVADWLPAHLPDDDGQVSIAHGDFRLGNLLFHPEKPEVIGILDWELSTLGHPLADLGYCAMPWHTAPDEYGGILGLDRAALGIPTEAEFLAHYYAHAVPTAPLLRFHLVFALFRFAVIFVGIADRVRAGTAAAANAAEVAPLARRFARRAREAMAGAERLS from the coding sequence ATGGCAGTGCCGGTGCCGTTCGCCATCGACTTCGATCCGGCCGCTCTGGCTGACATCTTGCGCGCGCAGTTCGGCGCCGGTGAACTCGCGCTCGAACGGATCGGTGGCGGCCAATCCAACCCGACCTATTTCGTCGACTGGGGCACGCGCCGGCTCGTGCTGCGCAAGCAGCCGACAGGCCCGATCCTGCGCGGCGCCCATGCGATCGATCGCGAGTTCCGTGTGCTCGAAGCCCTCGGGCCGACCAATGTACCGGTGCCACGCGCCGTGCTCTTCCACGCCGATCCCGAGCCACTGGGCACGCCCTTCTATCTGATGGAGCGGCTGGAAGGCCGCGTCTTCCATGACGCCGCCTTGCCCGGTCTGGAGCCGGCCGAGCGGCGCGGCCTCTATCTCGGCATGGCCGAGGCGCTGGCGAAGCTGCATGCGGTGACGCCCGACGCGGTCGGGCTCGGCGATTTCGGCCGCCCGGGCAATTATTTCGAGCGCCAGATCGCGCGCTGGACCAAACAGCTCAGGGAATCGTCGGGCGAGCCGATCCCTGAATTGGAGGCGGTCGCCGACTGGCTGCCGGCGCATCTGCCGGATGATGACGGCCAGGTCTCGATCGCCCATGGCGATTTCCGGCTCGGCAACCTGCTCTTTCATCCCGAGAAGCCGGAAGTGATCGGCATTCTCGACTGGGAATTGTCGACGCTCGGCCATCCGCTCGCCGATCTCGGCTATTGCGCCATGCCCTGGCACACGGCGCCGGACGAATATGGCGGCATCCTCGGGCTCGATCGCGCCGCGCTGGGTATCCCGACCGAGGCCGAGTTCCTCGCGCATTACTACGCCCATGCGGTGCCGACGGCGCCGCTCCTGCGCTTCCATCTCGTCTTCGCGCTGTTTCGCTTCGCCGTGATCTTCGTCGGCATCGCAGACCGGGTTCGTGCCGGCACGGCCGCCGCGGCCAATGCGGCCGAGGTCGCGCCGCTCGCTCGGCGCTTCGCCAGACGGGCGCGTGAGGCGATGGCGGGGGCCGAGAGACTGTCTTAA
- a CDS encoding GIY-YIG nuclease family protein: protein MAGIFAFHCAAAGLTWVGRAPDLSTIENRLRFTLRHGSHRQRSLQAAWTIHGPEAFRFEALERLEDEDIVYVLDRVLKERLAHWQAKLGAEAL from the coding sequence GTGGCGGGTATCTTCGCCTTCCATTGCGCGGCGGCCGGGCTGACATGGGTCGGACGCGCGCCCGATCTTTCAACGATCGAGAACCGCCTGCGCTTCACGCTGCGCCATGGCAGCCACAGGCAGCGCTCGCTGCAGGCGGCATGGACGATACATGGCCCTGAGGCCTTCCGCTTCGAGGCGCTCGAAAGGCTGGAGGACGAGGATATCGTCTATGTCCTGGATCGCGTGCTGAAGGAACGGCTCGCCCATTGGCAGGCGAAGCTCGGCGCCGAGGCGCTTTAA
- a CDS encoding ABC transporter ATP-binding protein has protein sequence MALLIRDLDFRYGTTPVLQGLGTEALPRGELAALVGPNGSGKSTLFRCAAGLLRPERGRVGLDGHDLSQLSQRERARRVFYLAQDTGARVALSVFDIILLARKSLHRGYALAASPEDTRAVEAVIEELGLAPFASRDIATLSGGQRQLAAIGQALVREPDVLLLDEPTSALDVRRQLDVMATIREATRRRDIVTVVAIHDLSLAARFADRVLVMNSGRIAQAGAPAEVLAHEAVSETYAVGVHLEHSARGTLLVEPYINGH, from the coding sequence ATGGCGCTGCTGATCCGCGATCTCGATTTCCGCTATGGCACGACCCCTGTCCTGCAGGGGCTCGGCACCGAGGCCCTGCCGCGCGGCGAGCTTGCCGCTTTGGTCGGCCCCAACGGCTCCGGCAAATCGACCCTGTTCCGCTGCGCCGCCGGCCTGTTGCGGCCCGAGCGCGGCAGGGTCGGGCTCGACGGCCATGACCTCTCGCAGCTCTCCCAGCGCGAGCGGGCCCGCAGGGTCTTCTATCTCGCGCAGGATACCGGCGCGCGCGTCGCGCTCTCGGTCTTCGACATCATCCTGCTTGCCCGCAAGAGCCTGCATCGTGGTTATGCGCTCGCGGCCTCGCCCGAGGATACCCGCGCCGTCGAGGCGGTGATCGAGGAGCTTGGCCTCGCACCCTTTGCCTCGCGCGACATCGCCACGCTCTCCGGCGGCCAGCGCCAGCTCGCCGCGATCGGCCAGGCGCTGGTGCGCGAGCCCGACGTCCTTCTGCTCGACGAGCCGACCAGCGCCCTCGACGTGCGCCGCCAGCTCGACGTCATGGCGACGATCCGCGAAGCAACGCGCCGGCGCGATATCGTCACCGTGGTGGCGATCCACGATCTTTCGCTGGCAGCGCGCTTCGCCGACCGGGTTCTGGTGATGAATTCCGGGCGCATCGCGCAGGCCGGCGCGCCCGCCGAGGTGCTTGCGCATGAGGCGGTCTCGGAGACATATGCGGTCGGCGTGCATCTGGAGCATTCGGCTCGGGGCACGCTTCTGGTCGAGCCCTATATCAACGGTCACTGA
- a CDS encoding XRE family transcriptional regulator: protein MEFDHDIEIDRVLGQRLKAARQRHGLTLDALAERSGVSRAMISRIERGESSPTAALLVRLGSGLGLSLSSLLEENAGSGPLARRGAQPVWRDPASGYLRRNVSPRGTGSAFEIVEVELPAGAEVRLDNATGAAALDQQIWVLRGRLDLAVEGIRQELAEGDCLQMHLRGPIVYRNPGDAPVRYAVILAARSGAFPGHIA from the coding sequence ATGGAATTCGACCACGACATCGAGATCGACCGCGTGCTCGGCCAGCGCCTCAAGGCCGCTCGCCAACGCCATGGCCTGACCCTCGACGCACTCGCCGAGCGCAGCGGCGTCAGCCGGGCAATGATCTCCCGCATCGAGCGCGGCGAATCGAGCCCGACGGCGGCGCTGCTGGTCCGGCTCGGCTCCGGCCTCGGCCTCTCCCTCTCGTCGCTGCTGGAAGAGAACGCAGGAAGCGGGCCGTTGGCACGTCGCGGCGCCCAGCCGGTCTGGCGCGATCCGGCGAGCGGCTACCTGCGTCGCAACGTCTCGCCGCGCGGGACAGGCTCTGCTTTCGAGATCGTCGAGGTGGAATTGCCGGCCGGCGCCGAAGTGAGGCTCGACAATGCGACGGGCGCCGCGGCGCTCGACCAGCAGATCTGGGTGCTGCGCGGCCGGCTCGACCTGGCCGTGGAAGGGATCCGCCAGGAACTCGCGGAGGGCGACTGCCTGCAGATGCACCTGCGCGGCCCGATCGTCTACCGCAATCCGGGCGATGCACCCGTCCGCTACGCCGTCATCCTCGCCGCCCGGAGCGGCGCCTTTCCGGGACATATCGCATGA
- a CDS encoding SDR family oxidoreductase, with translation MFEDLSEKTALVTGASGGLGLHFARLLAHHGVEVTLAARRQTALDEARATITASGGAAEGLVLDVADAVSIGQALAGRSFDILINNAGVSGAGRASDISEAEWDAVLDTNLKGVFLVAQAVARGMREAGKGGTIVNIASILGHRVAGGVSAYAASKAGVIQLTKALALEWARDGIRVNALCPGYIETDINRDFFATEAGLNLIRRIPQRRLGRPEELDGALLLLASSAGSYITGSTIEVDGGHLVSSL, from the coding sequence ATGTTCGAAGATCTTTCGGAAAAGACCGCGCTGGTGACGGGAGCGTCCGGCGGGCTGGGACTGCATTTCGCCAGGCTGCTCGCGCACCATGGCGTCGAGGTCACGCTTGCGGCGCGCAGGCAGACCGCACTGGATGAGGCGCGCGCGACGATCACCGCATCGGGCGGGGCCGCGGAAGGCCTCGTGCTGGACGTGGCCGATGCCGTCTCGATCGGGCAGGCGCTCGCCGGTCGGTCTTTCGACATCCTGATCAACAATGCCGGAGTCAGCGGCGCCGGGCGGGCGTCCGACATCTCGGAAGCCGAGTGGGATGCGGTGCTCGACACCAATCTCAAGGGCGTGTTCCTCGTCGCTCAGGCCGTGGCGCGCGGCATGCGCGAAGCCGGCAAGGGCGGTACCATCGTCAATATCGCCTCGATTCTCGGCCATCGCGTCGCCGGCGGCGTCAGCGCCTATGCCGCCTCGAAGGCGGGCGTGATCCAGCTCACCAAGGCGCTCGCGCTCGAATGGGCGCGTGACGGCATCCGCGTCAATGCGCTCTGCCCCGGCTATATCGAGACCGATATAAACCGCGACTTCTTCGCGACCGAAGCCGGCTTGAACCTGATCAGGCGCATCCCGCAAAGAAGGCTGGGCCGACCTGAGGAGCTCGACGGCGCGCTGCTGCTGCTTGCATCGAGCGCCGGAAGCTACATCACCGGCTCCACCATCGAAGTCGATGGCGGCCATCTCGTTTCGTCCCTGTGA